A genomic region of Pseudopipra pipra isolate bDixPip1 chromosome 20, bDixPip1.hap1, whole genome shotgun sequence contains the following coding sequences:
- the LOC135424932 gene encoding carboxyl-terminal PDZ ligand of neuronal nitric oxide synthase protein-like isoform X1 — protein MPVKNRYNLVDDGCDSRVPLHNEEAFQHGIHFQAKYIGSLDVPRPNSRVEIVAAMRRIRYEFKAKNIKKKKVSIIVSVDGVKVILRKKQKRKEWTWDESKMVVMHDPVYRIFYVSHDSQDLKIFSYIARDGANNSFRCNVFKSKKKSQAMRVVRTVGQAFEVCHKLSLQHALHNADGQADGASDKSAEEQPLEVHQIKGSKITDMDEVGIDTEGICMSERGPRELPGARGDLGMLKPGQASKDKNGQDAENCSLHLASSQQLLSPSSPCSSASITPLASQHCLQLLQQQLLQQQQQTQVAVAQVQLLKDQLAAETAARIEAQARVRQLLLTNRDLLQHVSLLVRQLTVLEAREEQRDEHRQPVDRSLQNLSLAQSLSLNLKNHYSLDVHLPSTSTPASILGSPVAPGSLPTLGPRDSYLNLVSLDRGSHRYSSKEGDECLAVLEGQDGLSRRVEGSEVSDFTLLNGSSRQKVDDADRGDEDRRQPPIPKLNPPPPILRKRSSKTSPSLEVEVKPESTASLSLPSASISSLTSITASSLTLLDSEARTPARSAASSTEPGPAGTCQRSLGKDRTGESRPMSPLASIRDPAASEALAKELAALGSPTDSSLPFSPVDDTCLHISFSEDELDTAVGPSRVLS, from the exons TATGAATTCAAAGCCAAGAACATTAAGAAGAAGAAGGTGAGCATCATCGTGTCCGTGGACGGGGTGAAGGTGATCCTGCGCAAGAAGCAGAAG AGAAAGGAGTGGACCTGGGACGAGAGTAAGATGGTGGTGATGCACGACCCCGTGTACAG AATCTTCTATGTCTCTCATGACTCGCAAGACCTGAAAATTTTCAGCTACATCGCGAGGGACGGCGCCAACAACTCCTTCAGGTGCAACGTCTTCAAATCCAAGAAGAAG AGCCAGGCGATGCGCGTGGTGCGCACGGTGGGACAGGCCTTCGAGGTGTGCCACAAGCTGAGCCTGCAGCACGCCCTGCACAACGCCGACGGGCAGGCGGACGGGGCCAGCGACAAGTCAGCCGAGGAGCAGCCGCTGGAAG TCCACCAGATAAAGGGCTCCAAGATCACGGATATGGACGAGGTTGGCATCGACACTGAGGGCATCTGTATGTCTGAGAGGGGACCCAGAGAGCTACCAGGTGCCAGGGGGGACCTTGGCATGCTGAAACCTGGGCAAGCCTCAAAGGATAAGAACGGCCAG GATGCCGAGAACTGCTCCCTACACCTggccagctcccagcagctgctcagcccgagcagcccctgctcctcaGCCTCCATCACCCCGCTGgcctcccagcactgcctccagctgctccagcagcagctcctccagcagcagcagcagacacaggTGGCTGTGGCCCAG GTGCAGCTGCTGAAGGACCAACTGGCGGCCGAGACGGCGGCGCGGATCGAGGCGCAGGCCCGGGTGCGGCAGCTCCTGCTGACCAACCGCGACCTGCTGCAGCACGTCTCGCTGCTGGTGCGGCAGCTCACGGTGCTGGAGGCCCGCGAGGAGCAGCGGGACGAGCACCGGCAGCCGG TTGACCGCTCCTTGCAAAACCTGTCCCTGGCCCAATCCCTCTCCCTGAACCTGAAGAACCACTACAGCCTGGACGTCCACCTGCCGTCCACCTCCACCCCCGCCAGCATCCTGGGCAGCCCCGTGGCCCCCGGCTCGCTGCCCACCCTGGGCCCCAGGGACTCCTACCTCAACCTCGTCAGCCTGGACAGGGGCAGCCACCGCTACAGCAGCAAGGAGGGGGACGAGTGCCTGGCGGTGCTGGAGGGGCAGGATGGGCTCAGCCGGCGCGTGGAGGGCTCCGAGGTCAGTGACTTCACTCTGCTCAACGGGAGCAGCCGGCAGAAGGTGGATGACGCAGACAGAGGGGACGAGGACAG GCGCCAGCCGCCCATTCCCAAGCTCAACCCGCCACCGCCCATCCTACGCAAAAGGTCAAGCAAGACCTCCCCGAGCCTGGAGGTGGAGGTGAAGCCTGAGAGCACTGCCAGCCTGAGCCTGCCCAGTGCCAGCATCTCCAGCCTCACCAGCAtcactgccagctccctcacccTCTTGGACTCTGAGGCGAGGACTCCCGCCCGGAGCGCTGCCTCCAGCACGGAGCCCGGCCCTGCTGGGACGTGCCAACGCAGCCTGGGCAAGGACAGGACGGGAGAGAGCAGGCCAATGTCCCCCTTGGCCAGCATCCGTGACCCAGCAGCCAGCGAGGCCCTGGCCAAGGAGttggcagccctgggcagccccacgGACAGCTCCCTGCCCTTCTCCCCTGTGGACGACACCTGCTTGCACATCAGCTTCTCCGAGGATGAGCTGGACACTGCCGTGGGGCCCAGCAGGGTCCTCTCTTAG
- the LOC135424932 gene encoding carboxyl-terminal PDZ ligand of neuronal nitric oxide synthase protein-like isoform X2, with product MPVKNRYNLVDDGCDSRVPLHNEEAFQHGIHFQAKYIGSLDVPRPNSRVEIVAAMRRIRYEFKAKNIKKKKVSIIVSVDGVKVILRKKQKRKEWTWDESKMVVMHDPVYRIFYVSHDSQDLKIFSYIARDGANNSFRCNVFKSKKKSQAMRVVRTVGQAFEVCHKLSLQHALHNADGQADGASDKSAEEQPLEVHQIKGSKITDMDEVGIDTEGICMSERGPRELPGARGDLGMLKPGQASKDKNGQVQLLKDQLAAETAARIEAQARVRQLLLTNRDLLQHVSLLVRQLTVLEAREEQRDEHRQPVDRSLQNLSLAQSLSLNLKNHYSLDVHLPSTSTPASILGSPVAPGSLPTLGPRDSYLNLVSLDRGSHRYSSKEGDECLAVLEGQDGLSRRVEGSEVSDFTLLNGSSRQKVDDADRGDEDRRQPPIPKLNPPPPILRKRSSKTSPSLEVEVKPESTASLSLPSASISSLTSITASSLTLLDSEARTPARSAASSTEPGPAGTCQRSLGKDRTGESRPMSPLASIRDPAASEALAKELAALGSPTDSSLPFSPVDDTCLHISFSEDELDTAVGPSRVLS from the exons TATGAATTCAAAGCCAAGAACATTAAGAAGAAGAAGGTGAGCATCATCGTGTCCGTGGACGGGGTGAAGGTGATCCTGCGCAAGAAGCAGAAG AGAAAGGAGTGGACCTGGGACGAGAGTAAGATGGTGGTGATGCACGACCCCGTGTACAG AATCTTCTATGTCTCTCATGACTCGCAAGACCTGAAAATTTTCAGCTACATCGCGAGGGACGGCGCCAACAACTCCTTCAGGTGCAACGTCTTCAAATCCAAGAAGAAG AGCCAGGCGATGCGCGTGGTGCGCACGGTGGGACAGGCCTTCGAGGTGTGCCACAAGCTGAGCCTGCAGCACGCCCTGCACAACGCCGACGGGCAGGCGGACGGGGCCAGCGACAAGTCAGCCGAGGAGCAGCCGCTGGAAG TCCACCAGATAAAGGGCTCCAAGATCACGGATATGGACGAGGTTGGCATCGACACTGAGGGCATCTGTATGTCTGAGAGGGGACCCAGAGAGCTACCAGGTGCCAGGGGGGACCTTGGCATGCTGAAACCTGGGCAAGCCTCAAAGGATAAGAACGGCCAG GTGCAGCTGCTGAAGGACCAACTGGCGGCCGAGACGGCGGCGCGGATCGAGGCGCAGGCCCGGGTGCGGCAGCTCCTGCTGACCAACCGCGACCTGCTGCAGCACGTCTCGCTGCTGGTGCGGCAGCTCACGGTGCTGGAGGCCCGCGAGGAGCAGCGGGACGAGCACCGGCAGCCGG TTGACCGCTCCTTGCAAAACCTGTCCCTGGCCCAATCCCTCTCCCTGAACCTGAAGAACCACTACAGCCTGGACGTCCACCTGCCGTCCACCTCCACCCCCGCCAGCATCCTGGGCAGCCCCGTGGCCCCCGGCTCGCTGCCCACCCTGGGCCCCAGGGACTCCTACCTCAACCTCGTCAGCCTGGACAGGGGCAGCCACCGCTACAGCAGCAAGGAGGGGGACGAGTGCCTGGCGGTGCTGGAGGGGCAGGATGGGCTCAGCCGGCGCGTGGAGGGCTCCGAGGTCAGTGACTTCACTCTGCTCAACGGGAGCAGCCGGCAGAAGGTGGATGACGCAGACAGAGGGGACGAGGACAG GCGCCAGCCGCCCATTCCCAAGCTCAACCCGCCACCGCCCATCCTACGCAAAAGGTCAAGCAAGACCTCCCCGAGCCTGGAGGTGGAGGTGAAGCCTGAGAGCACTGCCAGCCTGAGCCTGCCCAGTGCCAGCATCTCCAGCCTCACCAGCAtcactgccagctccctcacccTCTTGGACTCTGAGGCGAGGACTCCCGCCCGGAGCGCTGCCTCCAGCACGGAGCCCGGCCCTGCTGGGACGTGCCAACGCAGCCTGGGCAAGGACAGGACGGGAGAGAGCAGGCCAATGTCCCCCTTGGCCAGCATCCGTGACCCAGCAGCCAGCGAGGCCCTGGCCAAGGAGttggcagccctgggcagccccacgGACAGCTCCCTGCCCTTCTCCCCTGTGGACGACACCTGCTTGCACATCAGCTTCTCCGAGGATGAGCTGGACACTGCCGTGGGGCCCAGCAGGGTCCTCTCTTAG